The proteins below come from a single Osmerus mordax isolate fOsmMor3 chromosome 3, fOsmMor3.pri, whole genome shotgun sequence genomic window:
- the hspb9 gene encoding LOW QUALITY PROTEIN: heat shock protein beta-9 (The sequence of the model RefSeq protein was modified relative to this genomic sequence to represent the inferred CDS: inserted 1 base in 1 codon) gives MNLPSTFDNMFKDDPFFSQVGLLGALPQRPTAAASLLQNDFFNRGAEMTQSLMKELQQGLPGELFQLGSPLLRQRAMEALDQGEGPSAELVEADPSRGRSDLSVTLDAQGFLPEEIKVKLEGRRLAVVAMKKAQAEEVQSSSSATSFSSFSSXSSQQKGFARKFDLPAHLDLSALSCSLGEDGKLRIHAPAALQPISDKPQAQQPISGEPQAQQPISDEDQGPARFRTCLDIPITKSQTEDATLTA, from the exons ATGAATCTGCCCTCCACCTTCGACAACATGTTCAAGGACGACCCCTTCTTCAGCCAAGTCGGCCTGCTCGGAGCCTTACCCCAGAGACCTACGGCGGCCGCCTCGCTTCTCCAGAACGACTTCTTCAACAGGGGGGCTGAGATGACCCAGAGCCTCATGAAGGAGCTCCAGCAAGGCCTTCCAGGGGAGCTGTTCCAGCTGGGATCCCCTCTCCTCAGGCAGAGGGCCATGGAGGCCCTGGATCAGGGAGAAGGACCCTCCGCAGAGTTGGTGGAGGCAGATCCCAGCAGGGGGCGAAGCGATCTCTCCGTGACCCTGGACGCCCAGGGATTCCTCCCCGAGGAGATCAAGGTGAAGCTGGAGGGGCGGAGGCTGGCGGTGGTGGCCATGAAGAAGGCCCAGGCGGAGGAGGTCCAGTCTTCCTCCTCCGCgacgtccttctcctccttctcct tctcctctcagcagaAGGGATTCGCCCGGAAGTTCGACCTCCCCGCCCACCTGGACCTCAGCGCTCTGTCCTGCTCACTTGGGGAGGACGGAAAGCTCCGGATCCATGCCCCCgcagccctgcagccaatcagtgaCAAACCCCAGGCCCAGCAACCAATCAGTGGTGAGCCCCAGGCCCAGCAACCAATCAGTGACGAGGATCAGGGCCCCGCCCGCTTCAGAACATGTCTGGACATCCCGATTACGAAGAGCCAGACAGAGGATGCAACCCTCACAGCTTAA